One window of Bacillus alkalicellulosilyticus genomic DNA carries:
- a CDS encoding GNAT family N-acetyltransferase — protein MIDTVTVRTMVEDDWDQVCVIYEEGIKTGKATFQQTVPSWEAWDKGHLKPCRLVACQNTTIVGWVALSPVANTCAYKGVAELSLYVKEAVRGQGVGDHLLKTLIPQSESDGFWTLHAGIIRENTASIRLHMKNGFREIGYRERVSKLNGQWRDVLLMERRSTVVGID, from the coding sequence ATGATAGATACTGTCACAGTTCGAACGATGGTAGAAGACGATTGGGACCAAGTATGTGTGATATACGAAGAGGGAATCAAAACAGGAAAGGCAACCTTTCAACAAACGGTACCTAGCTGGGAAGCGTGGGATAAAGGACATCTCAAGCCTTGTCGCTTAGTTGCCTGTCAAAATACCACGATTGTAGGATGGGTAGCACTAAGTCCTGTTGCTAACACGTGTGCATATAAAGGTGTAGCTGAGCTCAGCCTATACGTAAAGGAGGCTGTTCGTGGCCAAGGAGTCGGTGACCATCTTTTGAAAACGTTAATTCCACAAAGTGAATCAGATGGATTTTGGACACTCCATGCAGGTATTATTAGGGAAAATACGGCAAGCATAAGATTACATATGAAAAATGGATTTCGAGAAATTGGCTACCGTGAGAGAGTAAGTAAACTAAATGGACAGTGGAGAGATGTCCTCCTCATGGAGAGAAGAAGTACAGTAGTTGGAATTGACTAG
- a CDS encoding class I SAM-dependent methyltransferase, with protein sequence MKIDVNENVDFVQLWQEGMRDWNGNMPERMVDDSLEEQFWQDVITRKAPNPTSDPHIQPLLQKLISYVQHEDSVLEIGPGWGNYTFPLLEYVKDITAVDSSKHIIHFIQMIKEKNGYKDLHLLNKKWEEWSSSQTYDVVFGINCFYRMYDIQRALKTIHTTANRLAIVGMTTGPMRPHYIELQQTYGVKLKSPRRDYIHLVNLLYELGIYANCEVVELEKTFVYTTYEELIKANSIKLRNEPQDTKLVEKVISQYCTLHNGKYHYTHKFHGVLVTWTPNGTL encoded by the coding sequence ATGAAAATAGACGTGAATGAAAATGTTGATTTTGTACAGTTATGGCAAGAAGGGATGAGAGACTGGAACGGAAACATGCCAGAGCGAATGGTAGATGACAGTTTAGAAGAACAATTTTGGCAAGACGTTATCACTAGGAAGGCACCTAATCCAACATCTGACCCTCATATTCAACCTTTATTACAAAAGCTTATTTCCTATGTACAACACGAGGATAGTGTGTTAGAAATTGGCCCAGGCTGGGGGAATTACACATTTCCCTTACTAGAATATGTAAAAGATATAACAGCTGTCGATAGCTCAAAACATATTATTCATTTTATACAAATGATAAAGGAGAAAAATGGATACAAGGATCTTCATCTTTTAAATAAAAAATGGGAAGAATGGAGCAGCTCACAAACGTATGATGTCGTATTCGGAATTAATTGCTTTTACCGGATGTATGACATCCAAAGGGCGCTAAAAACAATTCACACTACAGCAAACCGTTTAGCGATTGTGGGCATGACAACAGGACCGATGCGACCTCATTATATAGAGCTTCAGCAAACCTATGGAGTGAAACTAAAAAGCCCTAGACGAGATTATATTCATTTAGTTAATCTCTTATACGAACTTGGCATATATGCGAATTGTGAGGTTGTCGAGTTAGAGAAAACATTTGTATATACGACCTATGAGGAGCTTATCAAAGCGAACTCTATAAAATTAAGGAATGAACCGCAAGATACGAAGCTAGTAGAAAAGGTAATTTCTCAGTATTGTACATTACATAATGGAAAATATCATTACACTCATAAATTCCATGGTGTCCTTGTTACTTGGACCCCAAACGGTACCTTATAA
- a CDS encoding TIGR02206 family membrane protein: MREYFTVERGLFPFEMFSVSHFMVVVLLVACSLLLFFYRFKIRHTKTSSFIKYSLVFLLVVSEVSFQLWYVVHGHWTIRNNLPLQLCSISMYLATFMLFTKNKTVTEITFFFGIGGAVQAMVTPELFYGFPHFRFFHFFIAHIAIILACLHMVWIHQFRPTYKSVLKAMLALNLIAVFVFIINKLLDTNYMFLAQKPRNPTIIDVLGPYPWYILSLEVIAFVLFNLIYFIFRAKKKE, from the coding sequence GTGAGAGAATATTTCACTGTAGAAAGAGGCTTATTTCCATTTGAAATGTTTTCCGTATCACACTTTATGGTAGTGGTTCTGTTAGTTGCTTGTTCACTCTTGCTGTTCTTTTACCGGTTTAAAATAAGGCATACCAAGACGAGTTCCTTCATTAAATATAGTCTTGTGTTTTTATTGGTAGTAAGTGAAGTCAGCTTTCAGCTCTGGTATGTTGTACATGGGCATTGGACGATTCGAAACAATCTTCCTTTGCAGTTATGCAGCATTTCAATGTATTTAGCTACGTTTATGCTTTTTACAAAAAATAAAACAGTAACGGAAATTACGTTCTTTTTTGGAATAGGTGGGGCTGTTCAAGCGATGGTTACCCCTGAACTATTTTACGGCTTTCCACATTTTCGTTTTTTTCACTTTTTTATTGCTCATATCGCGATTATACTCGCTTGTTTACATATGGTTTGGATTCATCAGTTTAGACCAACCTATAAGTCGGTACTTAAAGCGATGCTAGCGTTAAATCTTATTGCAGTCTTTGTATTTATTATTAATAAGTTACTGGATACAAACTATATGTTTTTGGCGCAAAAACCTCGTAATCCCACAATTATTGATGTATTAGGCCCGTACCCATGGTATATTCTTTCATTAGAAGTAATAGCATTTGTATTGTTCAATCTTATTTACTTCATTTTTAGAGCTAAAAAAAAAGAATAA
- a CDS encoding STAS domain-containing protein, with translation MKKSIEIENTVFSWDSEKGQMSFEGQDIFVFWIETAMKSFLDTIEEVSGDDAASVVLHTAGFRLGEIVSDFFKKGDIIDIIHYLPNVYSAAGWGKVEIVSIEEETKQATIRIKDSWEYKINRLQEKTQTGSFLPGHWAGILTGLFGTNIGAQVVKSQVVGDEYDEFHCSPTTQSPIENIHDYARLQEQKEIERLEVMVAKRTENLTNLVKEISSPIIPVLDNIVVIPLLGKYDEVRANDMINSTMQNLPKYSANYLILDLTGMDEDIDDYTVSLIQNLTDATALLGTKSVLVGISPKLGIKLTKSQYDLTGIECFSTLKHAIHFSLAQEGKQIIGK, from the coding sequence ATGAAAAAAAGCATTGAAATAGAAAACACGGTGTTTTCATGGGATAGTGAAAAAGGTCAAATGAGCTTTGAAGGTCAAGATATCTTTGTATTTTGGATCGAAACAGCAATGAAATCTTTTTTAGATACGATTGAAGAAGTTTCTGGTGATGATGCCGCAAGTGTTGTTTTACATACTGCAGGCTTTCGCTTAGGTGAAATTGTTAGTGATTTTTTTAAAAAAGGAGATATTATAGATATCATTCATTATCTACCGAATGTGTATTCCGCAGCGGGCTGGGGAAAGGTAGAGATTGTATCCATTGAGGAAGAAACAAAACAAGCTACAATTCGAATAAAAGACAGTTGGGAATATAAGATTAATAGGCTACAGGAAAAAACACAAACCGGTTCATTTTTACCTGGACACTGGGCTGGAATATTAACCGGCTTATTTGGTACCAATATCGGTGCGCAAGTTGTTAAAAGTCAAGTAGTTGGAGATGAATATGATGAGTTTCACTGTTCACCTACAACACAGTCACCAATTGAAAATATTCATGACTATGCTAGATTGCAAGAGCAAAAGGAAATTGAGAGATTAGAAGTAATGGTAGCTAAAAGAACGGAAAACCTTACGAATCTTGTAAAAGAGATTTCATCGCCAATTATTCCAGTTCTTGATAACATAGTAGTGATTCCACTACTTGGAAAATATGATGAAGTACGAGCAAATGATATGATTAATAGTACAATGCAAAACCTACCTAAGTATTCAGCTAATTATTTAATCTTGGATTTAACAGGTATGGATGAAGATATAGATGATTATACAGTTTCGTTGATTCAAAATTTAACTGATGCGACAGCATTATTGGGAACAAAAAGTGTGCTTGTTGGGATTTCACCTAAGTTAGGAATTAAGTTAACCAAATCACAGTATGATCTGACTGGTATTGAATGTTTTTCCACACTAAAGCACGCGATTCACTTCTCCCTAGCACAAGAAGGGAAACAAATTATTGGTAAATGA
- the cobT gene encoding nicotinate-nucleotide--dimethylbenzimidazole phosphoribosyltransferase: MKQLQQTIKSIQPLQQDVMKKVQGHVTQLAKPIGALGRIEELAIQIAGITGRERPTVHKPAVIVAAADHGIVTEGVSAYPQDVTKLMLQTFVQGKAAINVFSNQIGAEVYVVDVGVKGDASFEGVLQRKVKNGTANFLHEDAMTRSEAVKAIEIGIALADESINKGHELLITGEMGIGNTTASSAITAAITSTNVEDVVGRGTGLNDEQYAEKIKIIENAIVARNPNRNDGLDVLSKVGGLEIALLTGVILQGASRQIPVIVDGFISSAAALTACSLCPTVQEHLIISHQSVEQGQRAIFAHLKKKPLLSLDLRLGEGTGAALAYPLIQASTNILTEMATFSDLGLE; this comes from the coding sequence ATGAAACAACTACAACAAACAATTAAGTCGATTCAACCGTTACAACAAGACGTCATGAAAAAGGTTCAAGGACATGTTACCCAATTAGCAAAACCTATTGGAGCACTTGGTAGAATCGAAGAGCTAGCCATACAAATCGCAGGAATTACAGGAAGAGAAAGACCAACCGTTCATAAGCCAGCAGTCATCGTTGCTGCTGCGGACCATGGAATTGTAACTGAAGGTGTATCTGCGTATCCTCAAGATGTGACGAAACTGATGCTGCAAACATTCGTGCAAGGAAAAGCAGCGATTAACGTGTTCTCAAATCAAATAGGTGCAGAGGTTTATGTCGTTGATGTTGGTGTAAAAGGAGATGCTTCCTTTGAAGGAGTTCTTCAACGGAAAGTAAAAAACGGTACAGCTAACTTTTTACATGAAGATGCAATGACTCGATCTGAAGCGGTGAAAGCGATTGAAATTGGAATTGCATTAGCTGATGAGAGTATTAACAAAGGACATGAACTTCTGATTACTGGTGAAATGGGCATTGGAAATACAACGGCAAGTAGTGCAATTACAGCAGCCATTACTAGTACAAACGTTGAAGACGTGGTTGGTAGAGGAACCGGACTAAATGATGAGCAGTATGCCGAGAAAATAAAAATCATTGAAAACGCCATTGTTGCAAGAAATCCTAATCGTAATGATGGTCTTGATGTTCTTTCGAAGGTAGGTGGGCTTGAAATTGCTTTGTTAACAGGGGTGATATTACAAGGAGCTAGTCGTCAAATTCCTGTAATCGTAGACGGTTTTATATCTTCTGCTGCCGCTTTAACTGCTTGCTCATTATGCCCAACGGTTCAAGAGCATCTCATTATTAGCCACCAATCGGTTGAGCAAGGACAACGAGCTATTTTTGCTCATCTAAAGAAAAAGCCTTTGTTATCACTTGATTTACGATTAGGTGAAGGAACAGGTGCGGCTCTAGCATATCCACTAATCCAAGCATCAACCAATATTTTAACGGAAATGGCGACATTCAGCGATTTAGGGTTAGAGTAG
- a CDS encoding GNAT family N-acetyltransferase codes for MHIRKIDRHNEVELEFLSDMFYEAIHILENKPPKEELLDLPHIKKYSQNWGRKGDNAILAFTNENLPVGAAWFRLFTEDNKGYGYVDANTPELGIAVKKDARGKGVGKLLMKELFELALQDGFSSLSLSVDPLNKEAVQLYERLGFVQYGLNGTSVTMVYSLKEDKKMNKGE; via the coding sequence ATGCATATAAGAAAGATAGACCGTCATAACGAAGTAGAATTAGAATTTCTATCGGACATGTTTTATGAAGCGATACATATTCTAGAAAACAAACCACCTAAGGAAGAGTTATTAGATTTACCACATATTAAAAAATACTCTCAAAACTGGGGGCGGAAAGGTGATAATGCGATCCTTGCTTTTACAAATGAAAATCTACCGGTAGGGGCAGCCTGGTTTCGCTTATTTACTGAAGACAATAAAGGCTATGGCTATGTGGATGCTAACACTCCCGAGCTAGGAATAGCGGTAAAAAAAGATGCAAGAGGAAAAGGCGTAGGGAAGTTATTAATGAAGGAATTGTTTGAACTTGCATTACAAGACGGATTTTCCTCGCTATCTTTAAGTGTTGACCCTTTAAACAAAGAGGCTGTTCAACTATATGAGAGATTAGGATTTGTACAATACGGATTAAATGGTACTTCAGTAACGATGGTGTACAGTTTGAAAGAGGATAAAAAAATGAACAAGGGAGAATGA